In Cryptomeria japonica chromosome 10, Sugi_1.0, whole genome shotgun sequence, a genomic segment contains:
- the LOC131027729 gene encoding anthocyanidin 5,3-O-glucosyltransferase-like → MGSRKPQIAMFPSWGMGHFLPFVEFAKRMSIHHGFAVLIITPPAVKADIRSLASSVPDIRFVDLSAPHLDSLPMTDLPTKFAAMEEYKGPLKDVLGSLKDEISAFVIDFFCAALIESSAALHNPTYVLSTDSASNLCLKFFYDTLDSQTTESLKDMDGPIYPIGPLIRSPDAVHGKSECLNWLDRQPDSSVMYVSFGSMNWFLSPDQTRELALGLEASGHRFLWLLKGDNDVSALLPPGFEMRTRDRGIVWTSWAPQIPILSHPATAGFVSHCGWNSTLESVTNGVPIVPWPVRAEQKTNAFFLVNEIGLGIEPEWGPNWWVGKDEVEKAVKELMEGEKGRKVSMRAAELKESARKALAAGGSSMDILAVVTAQWKKKAS, encoded by the exons ATGGGAAGCCGAAAGCCTCAAATAGCTATGTTCCCGTCGTGGGGGATGGGCCATTTCTTACCGTTCGTCGAATTCGCGAAGCGTATGTCAATCCACCACGGCTTCGCCGTTTTAATCATCACTCCTCCTGCCGTAAAGGCTGATATTCGGAGCTTGGCTTCCTCGGTTCCGGACATTCGTTTTGTGGACCTCTCTGCGCCACACCTGGATTCGCTTCCCATGACCGATCTCCCTACCAAGTTCGCAGCAATGGAAGAGTACAAAGGTCCCTTGAAGGATGTTCTCGGATCTCTCAAAGATGAGATCAGTGCCTTCGTCATCGATTTCTTCTGCGCTGCCCTAATCGAATCCAGCGCCGCCCTTCACAACCCCACCTATGTTTTATCGACTGATTCCGCCTCCAATCTTTGCCTCAAGTTTTTCTATGACACTCTCGACTCTCAGACCACGGAATCCCTCAAAGACATGGACGGTCCG ATTTACCCAATAGGACCGCTGATCCGGTCCCCGGATGCAGTGCATGGCAAGAGCGAGTGCCTGAATTGGCTGGACAGACAACCGGACTCGTCGGTGATGTATGTGTCGTTCGGGAGCATGAACTGGTTTCTATCGCCGGATCAGACAAGGGAACTGGCGTTGGGGTTGGAGGCCAGCGGGCACCGATTTTTGTGGTTGCTCAAAGGTGACAACGACGTCTCCGCGTTGCTTCCGCCCGGATTTGAAATGCGAACTCGGGATCGTGGGATTGTGTGGACTTCGTGGGCACCGCAGATACCCATTCTGTCTCACCCGGCGACAGCGGGGTTCGTGAGCCATTGTGGGTGGAATTCTACGCTGGAGAGTGTGACGAATGGAGTTCCGATTGTTCCGTGGCCGGTTCGTGCAGAGCAGAAGACAAACGCTTTCTTTCTGGTGAACGAAATAGGGTTGGGCATTGAACCAGAGTGGGGGCCCAATTGGTGGGTGGGTAAAGATGAGGTGGAGAAAGCGGTGAAGGAATTGATGGAAGGAGAGAAAGGGAGGAAAGTGAGTATGAGGGCGGCAGAATTGAAGGAGAGCGCGAGGAAGGCATTGGCGGCGGGAGGAAGTTCCATGGATATTCTCGCAGTTGTTACTGCTCAATGGAAGAAGAAGGCCTCATAA